The stretch of DNA CATTCCTGCTATATTAATATAGTAATAAAAAGGAGCAAATTAGCCATGCAAACCCCAAGAATAAACCCGACAACCTTACAACCAACTGCCTTTCAGACCATTTACGATGATGAGGATCAGTTACTCAACAACGCCCTGATTGCCGATCAACAAGTTACTGCTCAAACGAGTGAACATCCTATTATTGAACAATGCCAGTTTGAGAACACGATTTTTACCCACAATCAGTTTTTTCGCGTTGAGGTGACCGATGTTATTTTCAAAAATTGTGACCTCTCGAATTGTCAGTTTGAAAAATCAAGCTGGTATCGGGTGCATTTTATTAATTGCAAATTAGTTGGAACAACCTTTGATCAGAGCTTCTTTAAAGACATTCTATTTGAAGCCTGCAACTTAAATCTAGCCAATCTCAATGAAATGAAGCTGACGGGTGTGACGTTTAAAGCTAGCCGACTGACAGAAATCAACTGCATGGAAACTAGTCTTAAAACAACTCACCTGACAGACTGTGCCTTAGATAATGCCGATTTCACCAATACACCACTAAACAAAAGTGACCTTCGCAGTTGCCAATTCAAAGCACTGCGCGTTCAACCCGTTGACTTGCGTGGCTGTCGTGTCAACGCTGAGCAGGCCTTATACTTTGCAAACCAATTTTTAGCCTTGCGCATTGACTAAACCATGGCTTAATTTAATGGCAACTAGTAAAAAAGCGTCTCTCGCAGACGCTTTTTTATGCCACTCTTAATTTTTAAAAGAATGAATCGGTGCGGGAATATGCCCACCGCGTTGAATAAAGGTCGTTGGTTGACTGGGATTAATCGCCATGACAGGCGCTCGTCCGAATAAACCGCCAAACTCAACCGAATCACCAACGTCTTTGCCAACGGCAGGGATCACGCGGACCGCGGTCGTTTTATTATTAATCATGCCAATAGCCGCCTCATCCGCAATTAACCCACTGATGGTTGCGGCAGTCGTTGTACCAGGCACGGCAATCATGTCCAACCCAACCGAGCAAACCGCCGTCATCGCTTCAAGTTTTTCAATATTCAGCCGACCCGTACTGACGGCCCGGATCATCTCGGCATCTTCAGAAACTGGAATAAAGGCCCCAGACAAACCACCTACATGCTCACAAGCCATGACGCCACCTTTTTTCACGGCATCATTGAGTAAAGCTAATGCCGCGGTCGTCCCTGGTGCACCCACACTTTCAAGGCCAATCTCTTCCAAGATTTCTGCGACAGAATCCCCCTCATTGGGCGTCGGCGCTAACGACAAATCGACAATCCCAAAGGGGACGCCTAATCGTTCGGCCGCAATCGTGCCCACAAATTGTCCCATGCGCGTCACTTTGAAAGCGGTCTTCTTAATCTGCTCTGAAACGACATCAATCGTTTGACCACGAACCGCTTCTAAGGCCCGTTTAACCACACCCGGACCACTGATTCCGACATTAATCACACGGTCAGCTTCACCGACACCGTGGAAGGCTCCCGCCATAAACGGATTATCATCCACCGCATTCGCAAACACGACCAAACTCATGCAATTGACGGGGTCCGTCGCAGCCAATTCCTTGATAATATGTCCCATGCGACCGACCGCGTCCAAATTAATGCCTGCACGCGTCGAACCAACATTGACCGAACTGCAGACCCGCTTCGTGCTCGCCAATGCTTCTGGAATAGACGCGATCAACTTGTCATCACCGGATTGGCAGCCCTTTTGAACTAGCGCGGAAAAACCGCCAATTAAATCAATCCCAATTGCGGCCGCAGCCTGATCTAAAGTTTTAGCATAGGCCACGTAATCATGATCAGCACTGGCCGCGGCAACCATGGCAATCGGCGTGACCGCGATCCGCTTATTCACAATTGGGATTCCATACTCACTTTGAATTTGGTCAGCAACGGTGACTAAATCACGCGCACTAGTCGTAATCTTGTCATAAATTTTTTGCCGCGCCCGCTTACCGTCACTGTCGATACAATCGAATAATGAAATTCCCATCGTAATCGTCCGAATGTCCAAATTTTCTTCGGCCACCATCTGAATCGTTTCTAAAATTGATTTGCTTTCCATCAAGACACCTACAATTTCTGGATGGCGTCAAAAACCGCCTGCCGTTGAATATGGATCGTCAAGCCTGTTTTGGTTGCCAACGCAGTCAGAGCCGTTTGCGCCGTCGCAAAATTCAAGGCGTGATCGTCCCATTCGCCAGCCAACATCATGGTGAAATTTTGCGCCATCAACGTTTGTGAAATATCGATAATATTGATGTTCAATTCAGCTAATTCGTTAGCAACAGTCGCAACAATCCCAACTTGATCCTGCCCTACCACTGTAATAATTGCTT from Lactiplantibacillus brownii encodes:
- a CDS encoding pentapeptide repeat-containing protein; translated protein: MQTPRINPTTLQPTAFQTIYDDEDQLLNNALIADQQVTAQTSEHPIIEQCQFENTIFTHNQFFRVEVTDVIFKNCDLSNCQFEKSSWYRVHFINCKLVGTTFDQSFFKDILFEACNLNLANLNEMKLTGVTFKASRLTEINCMETSLKTTHLTDCALDNADFTNTPLNKSDLRSCQFKALRVQPVDLRGCRVNAEQALYFANQFLALRID
- a CDS encoding ACT domain-containing protein; the protein is MKAIITVVGQDQVGIVATVANELAELNINIIDISQTLMAQNFTMMLAGEWDDHALNFATAQTALTALATKTGLTIHIQRQAVFDAIQKL
- a CDS encoding PFL family protein, whose product is MESKSILETIQMVAEENLDIRTITMGISLFDCIDSDGKRARQKIYDKITTSARDLVTVADQIQSEYGIPIVNKRIAVTPIAMVAAASADHDYVAYAKTLDQAAAAIGIDLIGGFSALVQKGCQSGDDKLIASIPEALASTKRVCSSVNVGSTRAGINLDAVGRMGHIIKELAATDPVNCMSLVVFANAVDDNPFMAGAFHGVGEADRVINVGISGPGVVKRALEAVRGQTIDVVSEQIKKTAFKVTRMGQFVGTIAAERLGVPFGIVDLSLAPTPNEGDSVAEILEEIGLESVGAPGTTAALALLNDAVKKGGVMACEHVGGLSGAFIPVSEDAEMIRAVSTGRLNIEKLEAMTAVCSVGLDMIAVPGTTTAATISGLIADEAAIGMINNKTTAVRVIPAVGKDVGDSVEFGGLFGRAPVMAINPSQPTTFIQRGGHIPAPIHSFKN